One genomic window of Haloferax mediterranei ATCC 33500 includes the following:
- a CDS encoding YcaO-like family protein, translating into MNIGLVGSGPAAESIRAACTDIDATVTETTPDSLGEFDLGFVVAAVGDDAFDTADATAKRWLTVEIGGIGGHAVTDIDAAVSAFDETSAGFADLRARVASTTESDGRPSGDRAAVRLAGAVAGRRGIALLSGGDIAGTVVEVPGRERALLPVPEPTDRDRVVRRDFRTVELDDALSRAEQAVDDRVGIITQVGERESFPLPYYVAQTADTTAYADARAAELAGGAAAGWDEAYMKALGEALERYSAGVYRTSEFAVAPTASRPNAIPPSRFIRPDSYRDPDPSEPIQWVDGEHLETGDTVSLPAEFVHYPPPTERHKPSITTGLGLGNSGTEAILSGLYETIERDATMLAWYSTFDPLGLDVTDETFETLTTRARSEDLDVTALLVTQDVDVPVVAVAVHREGEWPKFAMGSGADLDANSAARSALAEALQNWTELRGMGPEQAATQGGAIATYADFPDAAQTFVSTEATIPADSVGPDKIPEGAGELDAVVERVTDAGLDAYAARITPRDVEQLGFEAVRVLVPEAQPLFIGEPFFADRARSVPRDLGFEPRLDREFHPFP; encoded by the coding sequence CCGCCGAGTCGATTCGTGCGGCGTGTACCGATATCGACGCGACAGTTACCGAGACCACTCCGGACTCGCTCGGCGAGTTCGACCTCGGGTTCGTCGTCGCGGCAGTCGGTGACGACGCCTTCGACACGGCCGACGCCACTGCGAAACGATGGCTTACAGTCGAAATCGGCGGCATCGGTGGTCACGCCGTCACTGACATCGACGCCGCCGTCTCGGCGTTCGACGAAACGAGCGCCGGATTCGCCGACCTCCGCGCTCGCGTCGCGTCGACCACCGAATCTGACGGACGGCCCTCGGGCGACCGCGCGGCGGTTCGACTCGCCGGTGCCGTTGCGGGTCGACGCGGTATCGCACTGCTCTCCGGCGGCGATATTGCGGGGACCGTCGTGGAGGTTCCCGGCCGAGAGCGGGCGCTGCTTCCGGTTCCCGAACCGACCGACCGCGACCGAGTCGTCCGCCGCGATTTCCGCACGGTCGAGTTGGACGACGCACTCTCGCGAGCGGAGCAGGCGGTCGACGACCGCGTCGGCATCATCACGCAGGTCGGCGAACGCGAATCGTTCCCGCTTCCGTACTATGTCGCACAGACTGCCGACACGACTGCCTACGCGGACGCCCGCGCTGCTGAACTCGCAGGCGGTGCTGCGGCGGGGTGGGACGAAGCGTACATGAAGGCACTCGGCGAGGCGCTGGAGCGCTATTCGGCCGGGGTCTACCGGACGAGCGAGTTCGCCGTCGCACCCACGGCTTCTCGACCGAATGCCATCCCGCCGAGTCGGTTCATCAGACCCGACTCGTACCGCGACCCCGACCCGAGCGAACCGATTCAGTGGGTCGACGGCGAACACCTTGAGACCGGAGATACCGTCTCGCTCCCTGCAGAGTTCGTCCACTACCCGCCGCCGACGGAGCGACACAAGCCGTCGATTACGACGGGACTCGGACTCGGAAACTCCGGAACGGAAGCGATTCTCTCGGGATTGTACGAGACTATCGAGCGCGACGCGACGATGCTCGCGTGGTACTCGACGTTCGACCCGCTCGGTCTCGATGTGACTGACGAGACGTTCGAGACCTTGACCACTCGCGCCCGCTCGGAAGACCTCGACGTGACGGCGTTGTTGGTGACGCAGGACGTGGACGTACCCGTCGTCGCCGTTGCCGTCCACCGCGAGGGGGAGTGGCCGAAATTCGCGATGGGGTCCGGGGCCGACCTCGACGCCAACAGCGCCGCCCGCTCGGCGCTCGCGGAGGCGCTACAGAACTGGACCGAACTCCGCGGGATGGGGCCCGAACAGGCTGCGACGCAGGGCGGTGCGATTGCCACCTACGCTGATTTCCCAGACGCTGCTCAGACATTCGTCTCGACGGAAGCGACGATTCCCGCCGACTCGGTTGGGCCGGACAAGATTCCCGAAGGAGCGGGCGAACTTGATGCCGTAGTTGAGCGCGTCACGGATGCTGGCCTCGACGCTTACGCCGCTCGAATCACGCCCAGAGATGTCGAGCAACTCGGCTTCGAAGCGGTCCGCGTGTTGGTTCCGGAAGCGCAACCACTGTTCATCGGTGAACCATTCTTCGCCGACCGCGCGCGCTCGGTCCCGCGTGACCTCGGGTTCGAACCGCGACTGGACCGCGAGTTCCATCCGTTCCCGTAA